A part of Rhinoderma darwinii isolate aRhiDar2 chromosome 1, aRhiDar2.hap1, whole genome shotgun sequence genomic DNA contains:
- the MCUB gene encoding calcium uniporter regulatory subunit MCUb, mitochondrial: protein MPILAELWRRLPLAAGYQARNVRHRLQLCTGVFYSTQPPSSDVTVQYNHGLPVVSLTLPSRNERCQFTIKPMSTTVGQFLRDIQKEDQGIDRVAAISTDGTKFSSSTLMNVLLKNDFQLVLNKATHHVKPPPIENLQIECSELDPIKCMVQELHTVFYYDEYLLQKEEQFLQRLESLKEELQPLEEMKRNIMALAEARTTRLKWVGLALISTQGGALAWLTWWVYSWDIMEPVTYFITYGSAIAFYAYFLLTKLDYVYPEVSNRQFLHIFYKRAKVKKFDIEKYNRLKTEFAETEESLRRLRSPLQLKLPIEQLRESE from the exons gcAAGAAATGTAAGACATAGGTTGCAGCTGTGCACTGGGGTATTTTACAGCACACAACCGCCCTCTAGTG ATGTAACTGTTCAATACAATCACGGGCTCCCGGTTGTAAGTCTCACACTACCATCTCGAAATGAACGTTGTCAATTCACCATCAAGCCCATGAGCACAACAGTGGGGCAGTTCTTAAGGGACATCCAAAAGGAGGACCAAGGAATTGACAGAGTAGCTGCCATATCAACAG atgGAACGAAGTTCTCTTCTTCAACACTGATGAATGTCTTACTAAAGAATGATTTTCAGCTGGTTCTAAACAAAGCAACACACCATGTCAAGCCACCTCCTATAG AAAATCTACAGATTGAGTGCTCTGAACTAGACCCAATTAAATGCATGGTTCAAGAATTGCATACGGTTTTCTATTACGATGAATACCTGCTCCAGAAAGAGGAGCAGTTCCTCCAAAGATTGGAGAGCCTGAAGGAAGAGTTGCAGCCATTAGAGGAG atgaAGAGGAATATAATGGCTCTAGCAGAGGCCAGAACTACACGTCTCAAGTGGGTTGGGTTAGCGTTGATTTCTACACAGGGTGGGGCTCTGGCCTGGTTGACCTGGTGGGTCTACTCTTGGGATATCATGGAACCCGTTACTTACTTCATTACCTATGGAAGTGCCATTGCTTTCTACGCTTACTTCCTTCTAACCAAACTG GACTATGTATATCCAGAAGTCAGTAACCGTCAGTTTCTACACATCTTCTATAAAAGAGCCAAAGTGAAGAAATTTGATATTGAGAAGTACAACAGGTTGAAAACTGAGTTTGCAGAG ACTGAGGAAAGCTTAAGACGGCTGAGAAGTCCTCTACAACTGAAATTACCCATTGAACAACTACGTGAGAGTGaatag